In Paralichthys olivaceus isolate ysfri-2021 chromosome 1, ASM2471397v2, whole genome shotgun sequence, the following are encoded in one genomic region:
- the LOC109624928 gene encoding ephrin-B2a-like yields the protein MGSSAWSCGAVMLLSVFCCCRAATLESIHWSRSNAKFTAGQGLVLYPQIGDKMDIVCPRADASLGGKEEFYRVYLVSRSQIESCSIDKTDTPLLNCDKPHRDVKFTFKFQEFSPNLWGLEFLKGRDYYITSTSTGALQGLDNSNGGVCRTKSMKLVLRVGQSSSDPPSILQESPTRFPPSRPKPKAKDESGKERDIKSKTDAGSDKGQTNPSGGGDSKTQLFVWVFSGCVIVLLAVIILLVLLWKHRHCHCLPERQQSASMSLNTLAVPKRDSISSDNNGSDRSDVVFPLRPSDSMICRHYERVSGDYGPPVYIVQEITPQTPTNIYYKV from the exons ATGGGGAGCAGCGCATGGAGCTGCGGTGCCGTGATGCTGCTGAgcgtcttctgctgctgccgcGCCGCCACTCTGGAGTCCATCCACTGGAGCCGCTCCAATGCAAA ATTTACTGCAGGTCAGGGTCTGGTCCTGTATCCTCAGATAGGGGACAAGATGGACATTGTGTGTCCCCGGGCAGATGCTTCCCTGGGGGGGAAAGAGGAGTTCTACAGGGTGTACCTGGTCTCCCGGAGTCAGATCGAGAGCTGCTCCATCGACAAGACTGACACGCCCCTGCTGAACTGTGACAAGCCTCACCGGGACGTCAAGTTCACGTTCAAGTTTCAGGAGTTCAGCCCCAACCTGTGGGGTTTGGAGTTCCTCAAGGGGAGGGACTATTATATCACCT CCACCTCGACAGGAGCTCTTCAAGGTCTGGATAACAGTAATGGAGGAGTGTGTAGGACCAAATCCATGAAGCTGGTGCTGAGAGTCGGCCAGA GCTCATCAGATCCACCCTCAATACTCCAGGAGTCTCCCACCAGATTCCCGCCCTCACGACCGAAACCCAAGGCCAAGGACGAGTCTGGGAAAGAACGTGACATTAAAAGCAAAACTG ACGCAGGCTCGGACAAAGGACAAACAAACCCCAGTGGCGGCGGTGACTCTAAGACACAGCTGTTCGTGTGGGTTTTCTCCGGCTGCGTGATCGTCCTTCTTGCCGTCATTATTCTGCTGGTGTTGCTGTGGAAGCACCGTCACTGCCACTGCCTCCCAGAGAGGCAGCAGTCCGCCTCCATGTCCCTCAACACCTTGGCCGTGCCAAAGCGGGACAGCATCAGCAGCGACAACAACGGCTCGGACCGCAGCGACGTTGTTTTTCCTCTGCGGCCTTCTGACAGCATGATTTGCCGTCACTATGAACGAGTGAGCGGAGACTATGGGCCACCTGTCTACATTGTTCAGGAGATCACACCTCAGACTCCAACCAACATCTACTACAAAGTCTAA